In the genome of Balneola sp., one region contains:
- a CDS encoding T9SS C-terminal target domain-containing protein, with the protein MNPNPNFKKSMLALVSMLFLFNLDTATAQQFEIKRTHAISSPSQEAFLPAIGMLDVIAVMVEFQPDSNRLTSGTGIFGSDGMDGLPYLSRQDQTFIDPLPHNASYFEAKLEFARNYYAKSSDDLLTINYRVLPTVYQLDKKMEEYSPIGETFSTEKLAEFLLDVWTEVEEQGGFNTTGLDPETTAFVVFHAGVGRDVELTGTTLDITPFDIPSINMREQELERWLGNDFEGFPINGGSFMVKSSMIMPRTESRRGEDIQENEIVFPLSINGLLCASIGSHLGLPDLFNTETGEPAIGRFGLMDGAGFFSYNGLIPPEPSAWEKVYLGWETPFTITTSSTDSIFLPAASLDEPNSIAKYELSSTEYFLIENRHRDIDGTGVTITTQRPDGSITQKTFTNQDEAFVFQESDFDSLLDQGSIINVSNFDWSLPGGIDIGDDEREGTDDDRQLNGGMLIWHIDEAVINQQLSTSRVNADPLLRGVDLEEGDGAQDIGRESILLDNSPNFGFAFDFWWSGNNYRVITQTGSIDLNPDNVFGPETFPDNSSNSGAFSGFEFYDFSDNVPMASFRIRESVDSELVFRKILEDKISDGVFYTPENSYWDYYPLGLIVRVNTVDSLIVIPTSTDLFLWPTDLSGSFFIFTRSSNQQPLNGNNLVISENPSLESTLNVLAFNNDQLNNGTYLWGTTTPANNSFMSSQSGTIIDLDFTNSSIDAANGGVIDNTSGFEFRSEIINQRFLGIDGGTVSFEGENLSDYISTATGRLFGGTISSNLGNFYYLFEDGAFTIVDPLDSDSFIPIFEEEKAEWPAIIDEGYIYRINRSENTLEGYNFSGALLPDTPILAPEGFQLIGTPLVADITGDNIQDLIVVGQTDFSVNIFAFETNGNPIEGFPLHVGGSVGKDTQPIHPVIHEDRLYATSHTGDLKIWELTNFTSSQWPGRYGSNQLNKVSAYITFSDTQSGSFSVLNKNETYNWPNPADQVTNLRFEVESPGGTVDITIIDYSGRVVFERTVEARGGVPEEISISTNNWGSGAYFARVKATVEGRSESKVVKIGVAH; encoded by the coding sequence ATGAATCCTAACCCGAATTTTAAAAAGAGCATGTTGGCACTGGTAAGCATGCTCTTTTTGTTTAACCTCGATACTGCCACTGCACAGCAGTTTGAAATTAAGCGTACTCACGCTATTTCATCACCTTCTCAGGAGGCATTTCTTCCTGCTATTGGTATGCTTGATGTAATTGCAGTAATGGTTGAATTCCAACCGGATAGTAATCGACTTACTTCCGGTACTGGGATATTTGGGTCGGATGGTATGGATGGACTGCCCTACCTCAGTCGCCAGGATCAAACCTTTATCGATCCGCTACCTCACAACGCTTCTTATTTTGAAGCCAAACTGGAATTTGCAAGAAATTATTACGCTAAGTCTTCAGATGATCTATTGACCATCAACTATCGTGTTCTCCCAACTGTCTATCAGCTCGATAAGAAAATGGAGGAATACTCTCCAATTGGCGAAACTTTTAGTACCGAAAAACTTGCTGAGTTTTTACTTGATGTATGGACTGAAGTTGAAGAGCAAGGTGGCTTCAATACAACAGGACTCGATCCGGAGACAACGGCCTTTGTAGTATTTCATGCAGGAGTAGGCAGAGATGTGGAACTAACAGGTACTACCCTGGATATCACCCCATTTGATATTCCTTCTATTAATATGAGAGAACAAGAACTAGAGAGATGGCTAGGAAATGATTTTGAAGGCTTCCCTATCAATGGTGGTTCTTTTATGGTCAAAAGCTCGATGATCATGCCCAGAACTGAATCCAGAAGAGGCGAAGATATTCAGGAAAATGAAATTGTATTTCCACTTTCAATAAACGGTCTTTTATGTGCTTCTATCGGCAGTCATTTAGGGCTTCCGGATCTTTTCAATACTGAAACCGGGGAACCTGCTATCGGGCGTTTTGGGCTTATGGATGGAGCTGGATTTTTCTCCTATAACGGACTTATCCCACCTGAACCATCAGCATGGGAAAAAGTTTACCTTGGGTGGGAAACCCCCTTCACAATTACAACTAGTAGTACGGATAGTATTTTTTTGCCAGCTGCAAGTCTGGATGAACCTAATAGCATTGCTAAATACGAGCTCTCGTCTACCGAATATTTTTTGATAGAGAACCGGCACCGTGATATTGATGGAACAGGAGTCACCATTACTACCCAACGACCTGATGGAAGTATCACTCAAAAAACCTTTACCAATCAGGATGAAGCTTTTGTATTTCAGGAAAGTGATTTTGATTCCTTATTGGACCAGGGAAGCATCATCAACGTAAGTAATTTTGACTGGAGTCTTCCTGGAGGAATCGATATTGGTGACGACGAGCGAGAAGGAACCGATGATGATAGACAGTTGAACGGTGGAATGTTGATCTGGCATATTGATGAAGCTGTAATTAACCAACAATTAAGTACAAGCAGAGTAAATGCCGATCCTCTACTCAGAGGTGTTGATCTCGAAGAGGGTGATGGAGCTCAGGATATCGGAAGAGAATCAATCCTGTTGGATAATAGTCCAAATTTTGGTTTTGCCTTCGATTTTTGGTGGAGCGGAAATAACTACCGAGTAATTACCCAAACCGGAAGTATTGATTTGAATCCGGATAATGTTTTTGGACCTGAAACTTTCCCAGACAATAGCTCAAATTCTGGAGCCTTTTCTGGATTTGAATTCTATGACTTTTCGGATAACGTGCCCATGGCTTCATTCAGAATAAGAGAAAGTGTCGATTCGGAATTGGTATTTAGAAAAATATTGGAAGACAAAATTTCTGATGGCGTATTCTACACACCAGAAAATTCATACTGGGACTATTATCCGCTAGGCCTGATTGTAAGAGTAAATACTGTTGATTCCTTAATAGTAATTCCAACATCTACGGATTTATTTCTCTGGCCTACTGATTTAAGTGGATCATTTTTCATTTTTACGAGAAGTTCAAATCAACAACCACTTAATGGAAATAATCTGGTTATAAGTGAAAATCCTTCTCTGGAAAGCACACTTAACGTACTGGCATTCAACAATGATCAACTCAACAATGGCACCTATCTTTGGGGTACAACCACTCCTGCTAACAACTCTTTCATGAGTTCTCAGTCAGGCACTATTATCGATCTGGATTTTACCAATTCATCGATAGATGCAGCCAATGGAGGTGTAATTGATAACACTTCGGGTTTTGAATTTAGATCTGAAATAATAAACCAGAGATTTTTAGGCATAGACGGAGGTACTGTTTCTTTCGAAGGAGAAAATCTATCCGATTACATCTCCACTGCTACCGGTCGTCTTTTCGGAGGAACCATTTCTTCAAATCTTGGCAATTTTTACTACTTATTCGAAGACGGTGCATTCACAATTGTAGATCCTTTAGACAGTGATTCATTTATTCCAATTTTTGAAGAAGAAAAGGCAGAATGGCCTGCGATTATAGATGAAGGATATATTTATCGTATAAACCGATCGGAGAATACTCTTGAAGGGTATAATTTTAGTGGAGCTTTACTTCCCGATACTCCAATCCTGGCTCCGGAAGGTTTTCAGCTTATAGGCACCCCATTAGTCGCAGATATTACCGGAGATAATATCCAGGACTTGATCGTAGTAGGCCAAACCGATTTTTCAGTAAATATCTTTGCATTCGAAACCAATGGAAATCCTATCGAAGGCTTTCCTCTTCATGTAGGTGGTTCTGTAGGAAAAGATACTCAACCTATTCACCCGGTAATCCATGAGGACAGGCTTTACGCAACGAGTCATACTGGAGATCTCAAAATATGGGAGCTGACTAATTTTACTTCGAGTCAGTGGCCTGGCAGATATGGTTCGAACCAACTGAATAAGGTCTCTGCATACATCACGTTCAGCGATACACAATCCGGTTCTTTTTCGGTACTAAATAAGAATGAGACTTATAACTGGCCAAATCCTGCCGACCAGGTGACGAATTTACGCTTCGAAGTAGAATCACCCGGTGGAACAGTAGATATTACTATTATTGATTACTCTGGAAGAGTTGTATTTGAACGTACAGTTGAAGCCAGAGGCGGAGTGCCCGAAGAAATTTCCATTTCTACCAATAATTGGGGAAGTGGTGCTTACTTTGCTCGTGTTAAAGCTACTGTAGAAGGAAGATCTGAATCGAAAGTGGTAAAAATCGGAGTAGCCCATTGA